The following coding sequences lie in one Sphingobium sp. KCTC 72723 genomic window:
- the rnhA gene encoding ribonuclease HI has product MSDTPTVDIFTDGACKGNPGPGGWGAVLRFGETEKELSGGEPQTTNNRMEMMAAVEALNALKKPCRVTIHTDSKYVMDGITKWVIGWQKKGWRTADNKPVKNVEIWQALLAAAAPHKVSWKWVKGHAGHPENERADRLASAAADRFRA; this is encoded by the coding sequence ATGAGCGACACCCCAACAGTCGATATTTTCACCGATGGCGCGTGCAAGGGCAATCCTGGTCCCGGCGGCTGGGGCGCGGTGCTGCGCTTTGGCGAAACCGAAAAGGAATTGTCGGGCGGCGAGCCGCAGACGACCAACAACCGCATGGAAATGATGGCCGCGGTCGAGGCGCTCAACGCGCTGAAAAAGCCGTGCCGCGTGACCATCCATACCGACAGCAAATATGTGATGGACGGCATCACCAAATGGGTGATCGGCTGGCAGAAAAAGGGCTGGCGCACCGCCGACAACAAGCCGGTCAAGAATGTCGAAATCTGGCAAGCCCTGCTCGCCGCCGCCGCGCCGCACAAAGTCAGCTGGAAATGGGTCAAGGGCCATGCCGGCCACCCCGAAAACGAACGTGCCGACCGCCTCGCCAGCGCAGCGGCGGATCGGTTCCGGGCTTAA
- a CDS encoding YegP family protein yields the protein MAHKFVIEKNKAGEFVAKFKYNSEVIFWTEGYASKAGAKNAIESVLKNGPGAEIEEAE from the coding sequence ATGGCGCACAAGTTCGTGATCGAGAAGAACAAGGCGGGCGAGTTCGTCGCCAAGTTCAAATATAATAGCGAAGTGATTTTCTGGACCGAAGGCTATGCCAGCAAGGCAGGCGCGAAGAATGCGATCGAATCGGTGCTGAAGAACGGGCCGGGCGCGGAGATTGAAGAAGCGGAGTGA